A genomic segment from Anaerolineae bacterium encodes:
- a CDS encoding GAF domain-containing protein, giving the protein MKDALLRVLLVEDESSLREPLAKRLRDKYHYQVDTAANGEEAWQRVCAAKRAYDVALIDDLLIPAPEIDPEPSGIELMQKIKEVYPDTECIVFTGWGMDRALVALQAGAYRYLTKPLNLDELGITIRLAAEQTRLRQERDLLSTILKITNTMVSGLDLARTLEVIVEAVSRLVGAESCSVVLMNPTINQVQYDSGSLIGQATIKWKRHLKNTLLTRQIIQTGELYNLADVETQADEILDEQLLQAGVKSFIGVPIPGETGNQGVLYAYSTHREAFGIYEQRVLKLLADQAAIALENTRLFEAEAQRRQEAETLRETALVLTTSLKPGEIFERILTELQRVVPYDSASVQLLKGDRLEIIGGCGFPNLPEIVGLSFLVNGEKNPNREVVRRRECFIVSNAPAEYEVFLKEPHVQAGIRSWLGVPMLVGDQLIGMITLDKHQPNFYIEEHARLARAFATQAALAIENGRLFEEANHRARNLETLQNLALTINSSLDLNEVLKSACQDAVEFFSADHSGLVLFDLDYTQGCVTAEYPELGIVNTNIPIKDIPAEEQLIKTRQPLIIEQVNAAESMGVVRDILLNFDIQSLLIIPVISKNNELLGSFSLDAVGHLRRFSTEEVELCRVFAAHVAVAVENARLFSEMVKAKNWREALVENANDAVIAIDQNKKINIFNQRAEEMLGWASGEVINKTAARLYLDVEKAQEIFEAVNRGESVKGWHVDFKHRDGSRIPALLSGTLIRDKDGRSIGQAGYIRDLRQVTLLEERLRALIQVSQVITGVLELDEVLERIVSLTVEAFPMAQRGTLYLYDELTDTLWLRANTFGYSPKVIDALSLRSGEGIAGWVFQHRQPTVVADAHQDPRYKRFNHPEVPLHKSMVCVPLNVRGRIIGTLSLDNLDVAGVFQADDLELLATFADQVAIAVTNAQYFEEIQKGLKQLRSLYEAGSAIISAMEPKQTLRIVVEEACQALAGWRSKIILISRKGELTDLVAVGFGDGLDTGEMIRPDGISVQVMTSGEPWYTEDVQKLPDRVNPVMLSDGVRAAACVPFGVRDCNIGVMWIHYRVPRIFLPTETEALRLYANQAAIAYDNTRRMRELEHLHQAAEKLASVASVQEVLQQVVKSAKEVLEADSVVIWSYDDIRHTFLPDELITEGIRPKLVERFRKDEPRSGGTAEVVMERKYVAISNTDDPEYAFLGPIGHGLRGTIGVRAFQGISLQVGQETLGVLYVNYKLPRTFGREDKITLETFANHAALTLKKARLLEQVSRTRDTAKIVARVSVLENLQSTLHSIVKGTYEALQCDAVTLYTYDQTRDEFGFPPTMFGVHNEEEVLKIGSVVRESVVRNILALDKPYIAEDASSDPIVGGVFVQREGIKSSVSILLKVGSQKVGVMFINYRSHHRFTGEELNNIELFSYQAAIAISNARLLADMSHRRMQLQTVAEVSKSTSTILDPDVLISQAVNLIRQRFNVYYVGLFLTDETGEYLVLRAGTDEAGQKMLKEKHKLPIGGHSMVGWSAAHRQARIAPDVDKDDVHFDNPYLPKTRSELSLPLISRDQCIGALTVQSVKEAAFSQEDIAILQTMADQLAIAIENARLYQAEQQRNKELSGLHRISQTISSLTDIQEVYQRVNESIAELTNVQMCAILLYDEVERKLVCQLPLYGVPDALGQKYHIPLDKDDLATLWETMPHLILNEAEGDPLVTALGLNDLIKEAGLRDTLLVKLVVGRRNIGIIQASNKLDGMPFNEDDARLLRIFAGQAAAVIENARLYEQLKQTNEDLRRTKGLVGARTAVAWMGMTSSAWRHTIEKHALTIQEQAQLLHRDFKQLSSHSEQTKISKRAATIERLAAQILKKPITPPLSTEAGMELVSINELVSERAKQLWQNDPYKKTVLCFDLQLPAHLTLWLSPEWLRRAFDILVDNAVKAVDGCKIQEIIIGTQLTNAGVEISVSDTGSGIPQELRDKIGYEPIQKPDEAKGLGMGLLMVQTIVQTYGGEVRVAVTGPKGTKMVIWLPVKKQ; this is encoded by the coding sequence ATGAAAGACGCCTTGTTAAGAGTGTTACTGGTGGAAGATGAGAGCAGCTTACGCGAACCATTGGCAAAACGTCTTCGAGACAAGTATCACTATCAGGTAGATACGGCCGCAAATGGAGAGGAAGCCTGGCAACGAGTTTGCGCGGCTAAACGAGCTTACGATGTGGCCTTGATTGATGACTTGCTCATACCGGCGCCAGAGATTGACCCAGAACCGAGTGGCATCGAATTAATGCAAAAAATCAAGGAAGTTTATCCTGATACAGAATGTATTGTCTTTACCGGCTGGGGCATGGATCGAGCCTTGGTTGCTTTGCAAGCAGGAGCCTATCGTTACCTGACCAAACCCTTAAATCTTGACGAGTTGGGGATAACTATTCGCCTGGCTGCAGAACAAACCCGTCTACGCCAGGAACGGGACTTACTCTCAACAATCTTAAAGATTACTAATACCATGGTGAGTGGCTTGGACCTGGCCAGGACATTAGAGGTAATTGTTGAGGCTGTATCCAGATTGGTTGGCGCAGAATCCTGTTCAGTCGTCTTGATGAATCCTACGATAAACCAGGTGCAATATGACTCTGGCAGTCTTATCGGTCAGGCAACGATAAAATGGAAACGCCATCTCAAAAATACCCTACTGACCCGGCAAATCATTCAAACCGGTGAGTTATATAATCTGGCCGACGTAGAGACCCAGGCTGATGAAATATTAGACGAGCAGCTACTTCAGGCTGGGGTGAAGTCTTTTATTGGCGTGCCCATCCCTGGTGAAACAGGGAACCAAGGGGTATTATATGCCTATAGCACCCATCGTGAGGCCTTTGGGATATATGAACAGCGGGTATTAAAATTATTGGCCGATCAGGCTGCTATTGCTTTAGAAAACACCCGCTTGTTTGAAGCTGAAGCTCAACGTCGCCAGGAGGCTGAAACTTTACGAGAAACGGCCTTAGTGCTGACAACCTCCCTGAAACCAGGGGAGATTTTTGAACGAATTCTGACAGAACTACAGAGGGTAGTGCCTTATGATAGCGCCTCAGTCCAATTGCTAAAAGGAGATCGGCTCGAGATTATTGGTGGCTGTGGGTTTCCTAATCTGCCTGAAATTGTGGGGCTTTCGTTTCTGGTGAATGGCGAGAAGAATCCTAATCGAGAGGTGGTTCGCCGCCGAGAATGTTTTATTGTTTCAAATGCGCCTGCCGAATATGAAGTATTCTTAAAAGAACCTCATGTTCAAGCCGGCATCCGTAGCTGGTTGGGAGTGCCCATGTTGGTTGGGGACCAACTTATTGGAATGATCACGCTAGACAAACATCAACCAAATTTTTACATAGAAGAGCATGCCCGGCTGGCCCGAGCTTTTGCCACCCAGGCCGCTCTGGCCATTGAGAACGGGCGACTGTTTGAAGAGGCTAACCATCGGGCCCGAAATTTGGAAACGTTACAAAATTTAGCTTTAACGATTAACTCATCATTAGACCTAAACGAGGTGCTAAAGAGCGCCTGTCAGGATGCCGTTGAATTTTTCAGCGCCGACCATAGCGGCCTGGTTCTTTTTGACTTGGATTACACGCAAGGCTGCGTAACAGCGGAATACCCGGAATTGGGCATTGTGAATACGAATATCCCCATAAAAGATATACCGGCTGAGGAGCAACTTATAAAAACCCGCCAGCCCCTTATTATTGAACAGGTCAATGCCGCCGAATCCATGGGCGTGGTCCGGGATATTCTATTGAATTTTGATATTCAATCTCTCCTCATTATCCCGGTAATATCCAAAAACAACGAATTATTAGGTTCTTTTAGCCTTGATGCGGTCGGCCATTTGCGCCGGTTCTCGACAGAGGAAGTTGAACTTTGCCGTGTATTTGCCGCTCACGTTGCAGTTGCAGTAGAGAATGCCCGCTTGTTTTCGGAAATGGTTAAGGCCAAAAACTGGCGCGAGGCCCTGGTTGAAAATGCTAATGATGCCGTGATAGCTATTGACCAAAATAAAAAGATTAACATATTTAACCAGCGGGCCGAAGAAATGTTAGGATGGGCATCGGGAGAGGTAATTAACAAAACTGCAGCGCGGCTATACCTGGATGTGGAAAAGGCTCAGGAAATCTTTGAGGCAGTAAACCGGGGAGAGAGTGTTAAGGGTTGGCATGTAGATTTTAAACATCGAGACGGCTCTCGCATCCCGGCTTTGCTTTCCGGTACGTTGATCAGAGATAAAGATGGCCGTTCTATTGGACAGGCCGGATATATTCGTGACTTGCGCCAGGTGACTCTATTGGAGGAACGATTGCGCGCCCTCATCCAGGTTAGCCAGGTCATTACCGGCGTTTTGGAACTGGATGAAGTATTGGAGCGAATTGTTAGTTTGACTGTGGAAGCTTTTCCTATGGCGCAACGCGGCACCCTTTATCTCTATGATGAGTTAACTGATACTTTGTGGTTGCGGGCCAACACGTTTGGCTACAGCCCAAAGGTCATTGATGCCCTCAGCCTAAGGTCTGGCGAAGGCATTGCGGGCTGGGTGTTCCAACATCGCCAACCCACAGTGGTGGCAGATGCACACCAGGATCCTCGTTACAAACGGTTCAATCATCCAGAGGTGCCGTTGCACAAATCTATGGTATGTGTGCCGCTCAACGTTCGAGGGCGGATAATCGGCACCTTGTCTTTGGATAACCTGGATGTAGCCGGTGTATTTCAAGCCGATGATCTGGAATTGCTCGCTACTTTTGCCGATCAAGTGGCTATTGCTGTAACTAATGCGCAGTACTTTGAAGAGATTCAAAAGGGACTCAAACAACTTCGCTCTTTATATGAAGCGGGTAGCGCCATCATCTCGGCTATGGAGCCAAAGCAAACCCTGCGGATTGTTGTTGAGGAAGCTTGCCAGGCTTTAGCTGGATGGCGGTCTAAAATAATCCTGATCTCGCGCAAAGGGGAGCTAACTGATTTAGTGGCCGTTGGTTTTGGTGACGGTCTGGATACGGGTGAGATGATCAGGCCTGATGGGATTTCGGTGCAGGTGATGACTTCGGGAGAACCCTGGTACACAGAAGATGTCCAAAAACTTCCCGATAGAGTCAATCCAGTCATGTTGAGCGATGGGGTTAGGGCGGCAGCGTGCGTGCCATTTGGGGTGCGCGACTGCAATATTGGGGTGATGTGGATTCATTATCGTGTTCCCCGCATCTTTCTACCAACCGAGACGGAAGCCCTGCGGCTTTACGCAAACCAGGCCGCGATTGCCTATGACAACACCCGTCGGATGCGTGAACTGGAGCACCTTCATCAGGCTGCCGAGAAGTTGGCCAGTGTAGCGAGTGTGCAAGAAGTTTTGCAACAGGTGGTAAAGAGCGCCAAAGAGGTCTTGGAAGCCGATTCTGTCGTGATCTGGTCTTATGACGATATTCGCCATACCTTTCTGCCCGACGAATTGATTACTGAAGGCATCCGGCCCAAGCTTGTAGAACGGTTCAGAAAAGATGAACCACGTTCAGGCGGTACGGCTGAAGTGGTGATGGAACGAAAATACGTGGCTATATCCAACACTGATGATCCGGAGTATGCTTTTCTTGGCCCAATTGGGCACGGCTTGCGCGGCACCATTGGGGTACGGGCTTTTCAAGGGATTTCTCTACAGGTGGGCCAGGAAACCTTGGGCGTCTTATACGTAAATTACAAACTACCTCGCACCTTTGGCCGTGAAGATAAAATAACCCTGGAAACCTTTGCCAACCACGCCGCTCTTACTCTTAAAAAGGCCAGGTTACTAGAACAAGTGAGCCGCACGCGAGATACGGCAAAAATTGTAGCCAGAGTGAGCGTACTGGAAAACCTACAGAGTACGCTTCATTCCATTGTCAAAGGTACCTACGAGGCCCTTCAGTGTGACGCCGTTACGCTCTACACTTATGATCAAACCCGGGATGAATTTGGGTTTCCGCCAACGATGTTTGGCGTGCATAATGAGGAAGAAGTCCTCAAGATAGGCTCAGTGGTAAGAGAGTCGGTAGTGCGAAATATTTTGGCATTGGATAAACCCTATATCGCTGAAGATGCGTCATCCGACCCCATTGTTGGCGGCGTTTTTGTGCAACGGGAAGGTATCAAGTCATCAGTCAGTATTCTCCTCAAGGTTGGTTCACAAAAAGTGGGGGTCATGTTCATCAATTATCGCTCGCACCATCGTTTTACCGGTGAGGAACTCAATAACATCGAGCTTTTCTCTTACCAGGCGGCTATTGCCATTAGCAATGCTCGCCTGTTGGCCGATATGTCACACCGCCGGATGCAACTGCAAACTGTGGCCGAAGTCTCCAAGTCAACCAGTACCATTCTTGATCCCGACGTGCTAATCAGCCAGGCGGTTAATCTTATTCGCCAGAGATTCAATGTGTATTATGTTGGGTTATTCCTGACGGATGAGACGGGTGAATACCTGGTGTTGCGGGCGGGTACGGATGAAGCTGGTCAAAAAATGCTCAAAGAAAAGCATAAATTACCCATCGGGGGTCATTCGATGGTGGGCTGGAGTGCAGCCCATAGGCAAGCGCGCATTGCGCCCGATGTTGATAAGGATGATGTTCATTTTGATAACCCCTACTTACCCAAAACTCGTTCCGAGTTGTCTCTGCCGCTCATCAGCCGAGATCAGTGTATTGGCGCCTTAACGGTACAGAGTGTTAAAGAAGCCGCCTTCTCTCAAGAAGACATTGCCATTTTGCAAACAATGGCCGACCAACTCGCCATCGCCATTGAGAATGCGCGGCTGTACCAGGCCGAACAGCAGCGAAACAAGGAACTTTCCGGTCTGCATAGAATTTCGCAAACAATCAGTTCGTTAACTGACATTCAAGAAGTATATCAGCGAGTAAACGAGAGTATCGCAGAATTAACAAATGTTCAGATGTGCGCTATCCTCCTTTATGATGAGGTGGAGAGGAAGCTGGTTTGCCAGTTGCCATTGTATGGTGTCCCCGATGCGCTTGGTCAAAAATATCACATCCCCCTGGACAAGGATGATCTTGCCACCTTATGGGAGACAATGCCTCATTTGATTCTCAACGAAGCAGAAGGAGACCCTTTGGTAACTGCATTGGGGTTGAATGATCTTATCAAAGAAGCCGGTTTGCGGGACACCTTGCTGGTAAAGCTGGTCGTAGGTCGGCGGAATATAGGCATTATTCAGGCCTCTAATAAATTAGATGGAATGCCTTTTAACGAAGATGATGCTCGGCTCTTGCGTATTTTTGCCGGTCAGGCCGCGGCGGTGATTGAAAATGCACGGTTATATGAACAACTCAAACAAACAAATGAAGATTTGCGCCGGACGAAAGGGCTGGTAGGAGCGCGAACTGCGGTGGCCTGGATGGGCATGACCAGTAGCGCCTGGCGACACACAATAGAAAAACATGCTTTAACCATCCAGGAACAGGCCCAGTTGTTGCACCGCGATTTTAAGCAGCTATCCTCTCACTCTGAACAAACCAAAATCAGTAAACGAGCCGCCACAATTGAACGTTTGGCCGCGCAAATTCTGAAAAAGCCTATTACCCCTCCCCTGTCTACTGAAGCCGGAATGGAATTAGTTTCAATCAACGAGTTGGTCAGTGAGCGAGCCAAACAACTATGGCAAAATGACCCCTATAAAAAAACTGTACTTTGTTTTGATCTTCAGCTTCCGGCTCACCTGACCTTATGGTTGAGTCCTGAATGGTTGCGCCGAGCATTTGATATTTTGGTAGACAATGCGGTAAAAGCTGTAGATGGGTGTAAAATACAAGAGATTATTATTGGCACCCAATTGACCAACGCCGGAGTTGAAATATCCGTTTCTGACACCGGTTCAGGAATTCCTCAGGAGCTTAGAGACAAAATTGGATACGAGCCGATTCAGAAACCTGATGAAGCTAAAGGGTTAGGGATGGGTTTATTGATGGTTCAGACGATTGTTCAGACTTATGGCGGCGAAGTACGAGTGGCCGTTACAGGGCCAAAGGGCACCAAGATGGTTATCTGGTTGCCCGTGAAGAAACAGTAG
- a CDS encoding response regulator, with translation MGHHFLLIGEKTETLWPLVLEQSVLSLGTLQVISEKQAEQQGIEQEYTAIIIDAGAVDNVAQLVSNLRKMQPASHIIVVTASPTWQRAREVLLAGATDYIRKSFDQDELLSKIKAALDISSPAQSQ, from the coding sequence ATGGGACACCATTTTTTATTAATTGGCGAGAAAACTGAAACACTGTGGCCCTTAGTTTTAGAACAAAGTGTATTGTCTCTGGGAACATTACAAGTAATTTCAGAAAAACAGGCAGAACAGCAAGGTATTGAGCAAGAGTACACCGCAATTATTATAGATGCAGGGGCAGTTGATAATGTGGCGCAATTAGTATCCAATTTGCGCAAAATGCAACCCGCGTCCCATATTATTGTTGTCACAGCTTCTCCCACCTGGCAAAGAGCCAGAGAAGTACTTTTGGCCGGAGCAACTGACTATATTCGCAAATCATTTGACCAAGACGAACTTCTTTCCAAAATTAAGGCAGCCTTGGATATCTCCTCCCCTGCTCAATCTCAATAG
- a CDS encoding winged helix-turn-helix domain-containing protein has product MSTERRPYSILLVDNDPDFLETRAEFLEEAGYRVIKAHTPEQARHLLVTAHIHLAILDIRLVNDDDEKDTTGLTVAKDSTYELIPKIILTNFPSYQDVREALGPAIDGLPPAIDFRSKQEGPQIMIQAVEQAIAKYVRLNTDLDIQSDHREGLFLYLVGLLQPDPLTETLLHRADELKDLFRQLFHDYRQIRVGTLFWHDRQRFCLPVLAQSPQGVLDPRILLCGERNQLEREVEHLLNLAPDTFQGAKFKMTRSVHFGAATYVLPTTNLEAIQSLRQLFGGSKERPLKVAFDHVIEVLATWHQQGQRIVTNDLMLLYRGRIGLEEPASRLEVEHRLAALVQAVRPLNAIEVEYTDQSLVFHLSSQATLICPNPIATIYTPIEYDRPIVCKTSPGQITADNILVDIYGRQTWLTDFAYAGYMPNWWDFVCLEAIVRFELSQAPDLIAWQDLEECLVKPSRLDGPLPEREVVADLRKSLVLIGQIRRSAYGEIGHYDPLPYYAGLLVWVIGIILHHDPNKIFTQVERIRGAHLLLAAGMLAHRLHEPFDSPSPGGKLRFDEDEVVWLGNNKIELFGQELKLFRCLYQQPGKLVGREEIVETVFDEKYEAGDYQLDGRINALVRRLRLRIEPNPDNPRYLLMVKGQGYRLQIE; this is encoded by the coding sequence GTGAGTACCGAGAGGAGACCTTATTCGATTCTTTTAGTTGATAATGATCCTGATTTTCTGGAAACCCGGGCCGAATTTTTAGAGGAGGCCGGTTATCGAGTGATCAAGGCGCATACGCCGGAGCAGGCCCGACACCTGCTGGTTACAGCTCACATCCATTTGGCTATTTTGGATATTCGCCTGGTTAACGATGACGACGAGAAAGACACTACAGGTTTGACGGTAGCTAAAGATTCCACCTATGAATTGATACCCAAAATCATTCTTACAAATTTCCCCTCTTATCAGGATGTACGTGAGGCGCTGGGGCCGGCAATAGATGGCTTACCGCCGGCCATAGATTTCCGTTCTAAACAAGAAGGCCCCCAAATCATGATCCAAGCCGTGGAACAGGCTATCGCCAAATATGTTCGTCTGAATACAGATTTAGATATTCAGTCGGACCATCGAGAAGGTTTATTTCTATACCTTGTAGGTTTATTACAGCCAGATCCTCTAACCGAGACCCTCCTGCATCGAGCTGACGAATTGAAGGATCTCTTTCGCCAGCTATTCCACGATTACCGGCAGATCAGAGTGGGGACACTCTTTTGGCATGATAGGCAGCGCTTCTGTCTGCCGGTTTTGGCCCAATCGCCACAAGGCGTACTGGACCCGCGTATTTTGCTCTGCGGCGAACGTAACCAGCTGGAGCGAGAAGTAGAACATCTGCTGAATTTGGCTCCCGACACATTTCAAGGTGCTAAATTCAAAATGACCAGGTCAGTCCATTTTGGCGCAGCAACTTATGTTTTACCCACAACCAACCTGGAGGCAATTCAATCTCTACGACAATTATTTGGGGGAAGTAAGGAACGACCGCTTAAAGTAGCTTTTGATCACGTTATCGAAGTTTTGGCAACGTGGCACCAGCAAGGGCAGCGTATTGTCACTAATGATTTAATGTTGTTATATCGTGGGCGGATTGGGTTGGAAGAGCCAGCCTCCCGCCTTGAAGTAGAACATAGGTTAGCCGCTCTTGTACAAGCGGTAAGGCCGTTGAATGCCATTGAAGTGGAATATACCGACCAATCTTTGGTTTTTCACTTATCCAGTCAAGCGACCCTAATTTGTCCTAATCCTATTGCCACCATCTACACCCCTATAGAGTATGACCGGCCAATTGTGTGTAAAACTTCGCCGGGTCAAATTACTGCCGATAATATCTTGGTGGATATTTACGGACGACAAACTTGGTTGACTGATTTTGCATACGCAGGATATATGCCCAATTGGTGGGATTTTGTGTGTTTGGAGGCGATCGTCCGCTTTGAACTGAGTCAAGCTCCTGACTTGATAGCCTGGCAAGATCTTGAAGAATGTCTGGTGAAACCAAGTCGGCTCGATGGGCCATTGCCTGAACGAGAGGTGGTTGCCGACTTAAGAAAGAGCCTGGTTCTCATTGGCCAAATTCGACGGAGCGCCTATGGCGAAATTGGTCACTATGATCCGTTGCCTTATTATGCCGGTCTATTGGTATGGGTCATCGGAATTATTCTCCATCATGACCCCAACAAAATCTTTACGCAGGTCGAACGAATACGGGGGGCGCATCTACTTCTGGCGGCCGGCATGCTGGCCCATCGGTTACATGAGCCATTTGACTCTCCCTCACCTGGCGGCAAATTACGTTTTGATGAGGATGAAGTAGTATGGCTGGGGAATAATAAAATTGAGTTGTTTGGGCAAGAGCTAAAATTATTCCGCTGCCTGTATCAACAGCCTGGCAAATTGGTGGGGCGAGAAGAAATTGTAGAGACTGTGTTTGATGAAAAATACGAGGCAGGAGACTACCAATTGGATGGTCGTATCAATGCCTTAGTGAGAAGGCTGCGCCTTCGCATTGAACCTAACCCCGATAATCCACGTTATCTGCTTATGGTCAAAGGTCAGGGATATCGTTTACAAATTGAGTAA
- a CDS encoding S1 RNA-binding domain-containing protein, producing the protein MSNYKDNVYQINQMIVAHVEQIFPFGVFVRLSDGTQAFIRRRELTQAGNLDPDQIVSEGDEIKGLVIGLATPNQNLELSVRRAEPDPWDTFLRSYNVRDTITATVKNLSARGVYVQIVPGIDGFIPLAELAPWSVKQPKALFWVGDHVKAMITFLDKQKRRVKLSIRQQMKHEILVGQMLDSLGQREGIKGEGVKGDFERDDIAPHTVGSRDVDSSLVEKIGRVLVVDDHDEVREPLVAWLSRLGFAAEGAGSVEQALSYLYQRTYGVALIDLDLSGKDGLDFIKTLVQVAPNTKVAVMSIPEWIAQRSEELEALGISDIFAKPLNLEEIYESFILLRQGQISNFWKSTSKVKPKESPNVFQQLTGTMHSGLPLPLRFEAGLRELVRFTQAEQGLIFYLAPDSQQISIVVQVGHLPLDQEAIYALGESPVKDVICERGDIFEACVSQQAMRRFDKLLDLVVFESCLGVPISAGGEVHHALFLFHRTANAFARYRLRDARAMALLFSVALESQALEQRIEAVNPLLLSGQLAAGFSHEVYNKISGLEIQLRNLRADCASWQQGGSTDSFSVTELENTTDQLLKVTLDLKSTVELFRELMRTEYEEEVNVNEVVQRTVKLLRPTIHHYRVRVKTELTLDLPTVKGGIVRLQQIFTNLILNAIQQIARKTEQWPDGQRVLFITTNWETNKECPVRIRFTDVGPGIHSQLWESIFALGFSSRPGGTGLGLFIARSLVESMGGGIVVEESIIPMGTTFRVELPQSS; encoded by the coding sequence TTGAGTAACTACAAAGATAATGTTTATCAAATTAACCAGATGATTGTTGCTCATGTTGAACAAATTTTTCCCTTTGGAGTCTTTGTTCGTTTATCGGATGGGACCCAGGCTTTCATCCGCCGACGAGAGTTGACCCAGGCTGGTAATCTGGACCCTGATCAGATAGTATCAGAAGGGGACGAAATAAAAGGCCTAGTTATTGGTCTGGCTACGCCTAATCAAAATTTAGAGTTGAGTGTCCGTCGGGCAGAACCGGATCCCTGGGATACATTTCTGCGGTCCTACAACGTGAGGGATACGATCACGGCTACGGTTAAGAATCTATCAGCAAGGGGAGTATATGTCCAAATCGTACCTGGCATAGATGGGTTTATTCCTTTGGCCGAATTGGCGCCCTGGTCGGTGAAGCAACCCAAAGCTCTCTTTTGGGTTGGTGACCATGTGAAGGCAATGATAACCTTTCTTGACAAACAGAAGAGACGAGTAAAGCTTAGTATTCGGCAACAGATGAAGCATGAAATCTTGGTGGGGCAGATGCTGGATTCTCTGGGCCAAAGAGAAGGTATTAAAGGAGAAGGGGTAAAGGGTGATTTTGAAAGAGACGATATTGCCCCTCATACAGTAGGGTCAAGAGATGTTGACTCAAGTTTGGTTGAGAAGATAGGAAGGGTCTTGGTAGTAGACGATCATGACGAGGTAAGAGAGCCTCTGGTAGCATGGTTAAGCCGCTTGGGCTTTGCTGCCGAAGGAGCTGGATCAGTTGAACAAGCGCTATCCTACTTATATCAGCGAACATACGGCGTAGCTTTAATTGATTTGGACCTATCCGGCAAAGATGGTTTAGACTTTATCAAAACACTGGTACAAGTAGCGCCAAATACTAAGGTGGCTGTCATGAGCATCCCAGAATGGATTGCCCAACGGAGTGAAGAGTTGGAGGCATTGGGCATCAGCGATATTTTTGCTAAACCCTTGAACTTAGAAGAAATTTACGAATCATTCATTCTGTTGAGACAAGGCCAAATATCTAACTTTTGGAAGTCAACCTCAAAGGTAAAACCTAAAGAATCGCCCAATGTATTTCAGCAACTAACAGGGACAATGCATAGCGGGTTGCCTCTTCCGCTTCGTTTTGAGGCCGGTTTGCGAGAGTTGGTTCGGTTTACTCAGGCTGAACAGGGTTTGATTTTTTATCTGGCCCCAGATTCGCAACAGATATCAATTGTGGTCCAAGTTGGACACTTGCCCTTGGATCAGGAAGCAATCTATGCTTTGGGAGAGAGTCCCGTAAAAGACGTGATTTGTGAACGGGGTGATATTTTCGAAGCCTGTGTCTCACAGCAAGCGATGCGCCGATTTGATAAGCTGTTAGACCTGGTGGTCTTTGAGTCGTGTTTGGGCGTACCCATTTCGGCGGGTGGCGAGGTGCACCATGCCCTCTTCTTATTCCACCGTACTGCAAATGCTTTTGCTCGTTATCGCCTGCGAGATGCCCGGGCAATGGCCCTATTATTTAGTGTCGCCCTGGAAAGTCAAGCCTTAGAACAGCGTATTGAGGCTGTTAATCCTCTCCTTTTGAGTGGCCAATTGGCCGCTGGATTTAGCCATGAGGTATATAACAAAATTTCGGGTTTAGAAATCCAGCTTCGTAACTTACGAGCGGACTGCGCGAGTTGGCAACAAGGAGGGTCTACAGATTCTTTCAGCGTAACTGAGTTGGAAAACACTACTGACCAATTGTTAAAAGTAACCCTGGATCTAAAAAGCACGGTAGAGCTTTTTAGAGAATTGATGCGAACTGAATACGAAGAAGAGGTAAATGTTAATGAGGTAGTGCAACGAACGGTGAAATTGTTGCGCCCTACTATTCACCACTACCGGGTACGGGTCAAAACTGAACTTACTTTAGATTTACCTACGGTCAAGGGTGGTATAGTGCGCTTACAACAGATATTTACTAATCTGATACTTAATGCAATCCAACAGATTGCCCGGAAAACGGAACAGTGGCCTGATGGTCAACGAGTATTGTTTATTACCACTAATTGGGAAACAAACAAAGAATGTCCCGTTAGGATAAGGTTTACCGACGTTGGCCCTGGCATTCATAGCCAACTTTGGGAAAGCATCTTTGCTCTTGGTTTTTCAAGCCGACCTGGCGGGACAGGGCTGGGATTATTCATTGCGCGAAGCTTGGTAGAGTCCATGGGTGGGGGGATTGTAGTTGAGGAAAGCATTATTCCAATGGGTACTACCTTCCGGGTAGAACTGCCACAGAGTTCATAA